In Rhizobium sp. ZPR4, a genomic segment contains:
- the uvrC gene encoding excinuclease ABC subunit UvrC, producing the protein MNGRKLPDGGVLYDESEDIEDDIEVEGDAAASPVASIDWNEGGKNETGLRGAELIAEFVKRLPNNPGVYRMFNEGGDVLYVGKARSLKKRVSNYALGKVHSNRIARMVRETANMEFVTTRTETEALLLEANLIKRLRPRFNVLLRDDKSFPYILITGDQRAPAIFKHRGARARKGDYFGPFASAGAVGRTINSLQRAFLIRTCTDSVFETRTRPCLLYQIKRCSGPCTHEISDAGYRELVQEAKDFLSGKSQNVKAHMAEAMNAAAEDLDFERAAIFRDRLAALSHVQSHQGINPAGVEEADVFAIHHEGGISCIQVFFFRTGQNWGNRAYFPKADPSLSGAEVLNAFLAQFYDDKPVPRQILLSETIEEIELLAAALSEKAGHKVAILVPQRGEKRDLVEHVIANAREAHGRKLAETASQSRLLEGFKETFKLPYTPQRIEIYDNSHIMGTNAVGGMVVAGPEGFVKGQYRKFNIKSTDITPGDDFGMMREVMTRRFSRLLKEEGKPDRSGEADAGVDAADRAFPAWPDVILIDGGQGQMTAVRAILEELGITDSVIAIGVAKGVDREAGRERFFAPARESFSLPPRDPVLYFIQRMRDEAHRFAIGSHRARRKKEMVKNPLDEIGGIGPSRKRALLQHFGTAKAVSRAALSDLMAVEGISEAVARQVYNHFHEDAAK; encoded by the coding sequence ATGAATGGAAGAAAGCTGCCTGATGGCGGCGTTCTCTATGACGAATCAGAGGATATCGAAGACGACATCGAGGTGGAAGGCGATGCCGCCGCCTCCCCTGTTGCGTCCATCGACTGGAACGAAGGCGGAAAGAATGAGACCGGGCTTCGCGGCGCCGAGCTGATCGCCGAATTCGTCAAACGGTTGCCCAACAATCCCGGCGTCTACCGCATGTTCAACGAAGGCGGCGACGTGCTTTATGTCGGCAAGGCGCGGAGCCTGAAGAAACGCGTTTCGAACTATGCCCTCGGCAAGGTCCATTCCAACCGCATCGCCCGCATGGTGCGCGAAACCGCGAACATGGAATTCGTCACCACGCGGACGGAAACAGAAGCGCTGCTGCTGGAAGCGAATCTCATCAAGCGCTTGCGCCCGCGTTTTAACGTTCTGCTGCGCGACGACAAATCCTTTCCCTATATCCTGATTACCGGCGATCAACGCGCGCCCGCGATCTTCAAGCATCGCGGCGCCCGTGCCCGCAAGGGAGATTACTTCGGCCCCTTCGCCTCGGCGGGCGCCGTCGGCCGCACCATCAACTCGCTGCAGCGCGCCTTCCTCATCCGCACCTGTACCGACAGCGTTTTCGAGACGCGCACACGCCCCTGCCTGCTCTACCAGATCAAGCGCTGTTCCGGGCCCTGCACGCACGAGATCAGCGATGCGGGCTACAGAGAACTGGTGCAGGAGGCGAAGGACTTCCTTTCGGGCAAGAGCCAGAACGTCAAGGCGCATATGGCCGAGGCGATGAATGCCGCCGCCGAGGATCTGGATTTCGAGCGCGCCGCGATCTTTCGCGACCGGCTGGCCGCACTCTCGCATGTGCAGAGCCATCAGGGCATCAACCCGGCCGGGGTGGAGGAAGCCGATGTCTTTGCCATCCATCACGAGGGCGGCATTTCCTGCATCCAGGTCTTCTTCTTCCGCACCGGCCAGAACTGGGGCAACCGCGCCTATTTCCCGAAGGCCGATCCATCGCTCTCCGGCGCCGAAGTGCTGAATGCCTTCCTGGCGCAGTTCTATGACGACAAGCCCGTGCCGCGGCAGATCTTGCTGTCGGAGACCATCGAGGAAATCGAGCTGCTGGCGGCGGCCCTCAGTGAAAAGGCCGGCCACAAGGTCGCGATCCTCGTGCCGCAGCGCGGCGAGAAGCGCGATCTGGTCGAGCATGTCATTGCCAATGCCCGCGAAGCGCATGGCCGCAAGCTTGCGGAAACCGCCTCGCAATCGCGGCTGCTCGAGGGCTTCAAGGAAACCTTCAAGCTTCCCTATACGCCGCAACGCATCGAGATCTACGACAACTCCCACATCATGGGCACGAACGCCGTCGGCGGCATGGTGGTGGCCGGGCCGGAAGGCTTCGTCAAAGGCCAGTATCGCAAGTTCAACATCAAATCGACCGACATCACGCCGGGCGACGACTTCGGCATGATGCGCGAGGTCATGACCCGCCGCTTCTCCCGGCTGCTCAAGGAGGAAGGCAAGCCTGACCGCAGCGGTGAGGCCGATGCTGGCGTCGATGCCGCCGATCGCGCCTTTCCCGCCTGGCCCGATGTCATCCTCATCGACGGTGGCCAGGGGCAGATGACGGCCGTGCGCGCCATTCTCGAGGAGCTCGGGATCACCGACAGCGTCATCGCCATCGGCGTTGCCAAGGGTGTCGACCGTGAGGCCGGGCGCGAGCGCTTCTTCGCCCCAGCGCGCGAAAGCTTCTCGCTGCCGCCCCGCGACCCCGTGCTCTACTTCATCCAGCGCATGCGCGACGAGGCGCACCGCTTCGCGATCGGCTCGCATCGCGCCCGGCGCAAGAAGGAGATGGTGAAGAACCCGCTGGACGAGATCGGCGGCATCGGCCCTTCGCGCAAGCGCGCGCTTCTCCAGCATTTCGGCACGGCGAAGGCCGTGTCGCGCGCCGCCCTTTCGGATCTGATGGCGGTGGAGGGCATATCCGAAGCCGTCGCACGGCAGGTCTACAACCATTTCCACGAAGACGCCGCGAAATAG
- a CDS encoding SDR family oxidoreductase — protein MSQEKLRTALITGASKRIGLAIAEDLSANGFAVALHANQSLAEAEEIAAKLRRMGRRAIAIKADLQNLDETSTLVERAADALGPLDLLVNNASVFLGDSADRFDAEAFEAHFAVHVRAPSILAADFVRQLPEPYPGLIVHMVDQRVWALNPRFYSYTLSKAALWTATQTMAQTFAPRIRVNAIGPGPTVRSVRQTEEDFQAQIDGLILKAAPGLEEFGRTIRFLFDTPSITGQMIALDGGQHLAWETPDVSESAE, from the coding sequence TTGAGCCAGGAAAAACTACGCACGGCGCTGATAACCGGCGCCTCCAAAAGAATAGGCCTGGCAATTGCCGAGGATTTGTCGGCTAACGGCTTCGCGGTGGCGTTGCACGCCAATCAGTCCCTCGCCGAGGCCGAGGAAATTGCGGCGAAACTGCGGCGAATGGGCCGGAGGGCCATTGCGATCAAGGCAGATCTGCAGAATTTGGACGAGACATCCACCCTTGTCGAAAGGGCTGCGGACGCCCTCGGTCCGCTCGATCTTCTTGTCAATAATGCCTCCGTCTTTCTTGGTGATTCCGCCGATCGTTTCGACGCGGAAGCCTTCGAGGCACATTTCGCTGTACATGTGCGGGCGCCGTCGATTCTCGCGGCCGATTTCGTCAGGCAGCTTCCCGAGCCGTATCCGGGTCTGATCGTCCATATGGTGGATCAGAGGGTATGGGCGCTGAATCCGCGCTTCTATTCCTATACGCTGTCGAAGGCTGCCCTGTGGACGGCGACACAGACGATGGCGCAGACCTTTGCTCCCCGCATCCGCGTCAATGCGATCGGCCCAGGCCCGACCGTGCGCAGCGTGCGGCAGACCGAAGAGGACTTTCAAGCGCAGATCGACGGCCTCATATTAAAGGCGGCACCAGGCCTCGAAGAATTCGGCCGGACCATCCGCTTTCTTTTTGACACGCCCTCGATCACGGGCCAAATGATAGCGCTCGATGGCGGCCAGCATCTTGCCTGGGAAACGCCAGACGTGTCGGAGAGTGCGGAATGA
- a CDS encoding outer membrane protein encodes MRTLIKTLMVSAFALGGYTAAQAADAVEQIPQPPVAQEAAPVVNNWSGFYIGGEGDWNKGHFNRTGNTYGFGGGAFTGYNWQQGQIVYGIEGDLGYADSETSRNGLTAKNGINGSVRGRLGYDFNPFMLYGTAGLALGQNKLSDDTSSESKTAVGYTVGAGAETFITNNITARLEYRYTDYGKKTFNLDSGSFSRGFDEQSVKVGIGVKF; translated from the coding sequence ATGCGTACTCTTATCAAGACCCTCATGGTCTCCGCTTTCGCTCTCGGCGGCTACACCGCAGCTCAGGCTGCTGACGCTGTTGAGCAGATTCCGCAGCCGCCCGTCGCTCAGGAAGCAGCTCCGGTCGTCAACAACTGGTCCGGTTTCTACATCGGTGGTGAAGGTGACTGGAACAAGGGTCACTTCAATCGCACCGGCAACACTTACGGATTCGGCGGCGGCGCCTTCACCGGCTACAACTGGCAGCAGGGCCAGATCGTATACGGTATCGAAGGTGACCTCGGTTACGCAGACTCCGAAACGAGCCGCAATGGCCTGACTGCCAAGAACGGCATCAACGGCTCGGTTCGCGGTCGCCTCGGTTACGACTTCAACCCGTTCATGCTGTACGGCACGGCTGGTCTGGCACTCGGCCAGAACAAGCTGTCCGACGACACGTCTTCCGAAAGCAAGACGGCTGTTGGCTACACGGTTGGTGCAGGTGCTGAAACCTTCATCACCAACAACATCACGGCTCGTCTCGAATACCGTTACACCGACTACGGCAAGAAGACCTTCAACCTCGACTCCGGTAGCTTCTCGCGTGGCTTCGACGAGCAGAGCGTCAAGGTCGGTATCGGCGTGAAGTTCTAA
- a CDS encoding oxidoreductase translates to MRVWFITGASRGFGALIAQEALTAGDAVVATARNPAGLAEKFGNHPNLLPVALDVSNEDQAHEAAQIAVKRFGKIDILVNNAGYGLLGAVEEATAEEIEKLYATNVFGLLKVTRAILPHMRRQRSGHVINMSSVGGYQSHAGWGIYCSTKFAVEGLSEAMAAELHPLGIKVTIVEPGFFRTDFLDESSLAVSPSSIADYGDTPAGAMRDFAAGHNHAQPGDPKRLARSMITLAHSANPPLRMPFGSDTVGAIETKNEYVAKELADWRELAISTDFPKDAA, encoded by the coding sequence ATGCGTGTTTGGTTCATCACGGGCGCATCCCGCGGCTTCGGCGCCCTCATCGCCCAGGAAGCCCTCACCGCCGGCGACGCTGTCGTTGCCACGGCCCGCAACCCCGCCGGCCTGGCGGAAAAGTTCGGCAATCACCCGAACCTCCTGCCCGTCGCGCTCGACGTGTCGAACGAGGACCAGGCCCATGAAGCCGCCCAGATCGCCGTCAAGCGTTTCGGCAAGATCGACATCCTCGTCAACAATGCCGGCTACGGGCTGCTCGGCGCCGTGGAAGAGGCAACCGCCGAGGAGATCGAAAAGCTCTATGCGACAAACGTCTTCGGCCTGCTGAAAGTCACGCGCGCCATCCTGCCGCATATGCGCCGGCAGCGTTCGGGCCATGTGATCAACATGTCCTCGGTTGGCGGCTATCAAAGCCATGCCGGCTGGGGGATCTATTGCTCGACAAAATTCGCTGTTGAAGGCCTGTCCGAGGCAATGGCGGCGGAACTGCATCCACTCGGCATCAAGGTCACCATCGTCGAACCCGGCTTTTTCCGGACCGATTTCCTCGATGAAAGCTCGCTTGCCGTCAGCCCGAGCTCGATTGCCGACTACGGGGACACGCCCGCCGGGGCCATGCGCGATTTCGCCGCCGGCCACAATCACGCCCAGCCCGGCGATCCCAAACGGCTTGCAAGATCGATGATCACGCTTGCCCATTCGGCCAACCCGCCGCTGCGCATGCCTTTCGGTTCGGATACCGTCGGCGCAATCGAGACCAAGAACGAGTATGTCGCCAAGGAGCTGGCCGATTGGCGCGAACTGGCCATCTCAACTGACTTCCCGAAGGACGCCGCATAG